One region of Triticum aestivum cultivar Chinese Spring chromosome 6B, IWGSC CS RefSeq v2.1, whole genome shotgun sequence genomic DNA includes:
- the LOC123138365 gene encoding probable fucosyltransferase 7, producing MDMKRARSPRAPADGDDDKRRAASAKWGGAVRPKMVLVGFLISLALLAFTFGGRSAALPSTPSSPSSVPKAGGRHVVDGAGGATPKKTVIPLKNVAAPATTPSQDKLLGGLLSAAFDESSCQSRYKSSLYRKPSPFPLSPYLVKKLRKYETYHKKCGPGTQRYRTAVEQLQAGRNADSSECKYVVWFPCNGLGNRMLTIASTFLYALLSGRVMLVNVPREQEGLFCEPFPATSWVLPGGFPEGNPMKLNVGAPESYVNMLKNGVIRYDTPAASLPAHVYLHVEQTRLRLSDNIFCDDDQKLLRKFTWMILKSDSYFAPALFLTPMYEKELARMFPQKEATFHHLGRYLFHPTDRVWGIVRRYYEAYLARVDEKIGFQIRIFPEKPVKFENMYDQLTRCIREQRLLPELGEPASPAANATGNDGKVKAVLIASLYSGYYDKIRGMYYENPTKTGEIVAVYQPSHEEKQEYASNEHNQKALAEIYLLSYCDKIAMSAWSTFGYVAYGFAGVKPWILLRPDWNKEVSDVACVRSTSVEPCLHSPPILGCRAKKEVDVARVKPYVRHCEDVGFGLKMFGS from the exons ATGGACATGAAGCGGGCGCGGAGCCCTCGGGCTCCGGCCGACGGCGACGACGACAAGAGGCGGGCTGCCAGCGCCAAGTGGGGCGGCGCCGTCCGGCCCAAGATGGTGCTGGTCGGGTTCCTCATCTCCCTGGCCCTCCTCGCGTTCACCTTCGGCGGCCGCTCGGCCGCCCTCCCCTCCACCCCCTCCTCGCCGTCCTCCGTCCCCAAGGCCGGCGGCCGGCACGTGGTCGACGGCGCCGGCGGCGCAACGCCGAAAA AAACCGTAATCCCTCTGAAGAACGTGGCCGCGCCAGCCACAACTCCGTCGCAGGACAAGCTTCTCGGCGGGCTGCTCTCGGCGGCGTTCGACGAATCCAGCTGCCAGAGCCGATACAAGTCGTCCCTGTACCGGAAGCCGTCGCCGTTCCCGCTCTCGCCGTACCTGGTGAAGAAGCTGCGCAAGTACGAGACGTACCACAAGAAGTGCGGCCCGGGCACGCAGCGGTACCGGACGGCCGTCGAGCAGCTCCAGGCGGGGCGCAACGCCGACAGCTCCGAGTGCAAGTACGTGGTGTGGTTCCCCTGCAACGGCCTCGGCAACCGCATGCTCACCATCGCCTCCACCTTCCTCTACGCGCTGCTCTCCGGCCGGGTCATGCTCGTCAACGTGCCGCGCGAACAGGAGGGCCTCTTCTGCGAGcccttcccggccacctcctgggtGCTCCCCGGCGGCTTCCCCGAGGGCAACCCGATGAAGCTCAACGTCGGCGCGCCCGAGAGCTACGTCAACATGCTCAAGAACGGCGTGATCCGGTACGACACGCCGGCGGCGTCGCTGCCGGCGCACGTGTACCTCCACGTCGAGCAGACCCGGCTGCGGCTGTCGGACAACATCTTCTGCGACGACGACCAGAAGCTGCTCCGCAAGTTCACCTGGATGATCCTCAAGTCCGACAGCTACTTCGCGCCGGCGCTGTTCCTGACGCCCATGTACGAGAAGGAGCTGGCGCGGATGTTCCCGCAGAAGGAGGCGACGTTCCACCACCTCGGCCGGTACCTCTTCCACCCGACGGACAGGGTGTGGGGGATCGTGCGGAGGTACTACGAGGCGTACCTCGCCCGGGTGGACGAGAAGATCGGGTTCCAGATCAGGATCTTCCCGGAGAAGCCGGTCAAGTTCGAGAACATGTACGACCAGCTCACCAGGTGCATCAGGGAGCAGCGCCTGCTGCCGGAGCTCGGGGAGCCGGCGTCCCCGGCGGCGAACGCGACCGGCAACGACGGGAAGGTGAAGGCTGTGCTGATCGCGTCGCTCTACTCGGGCTACTACGACAAGATCCGGGGCATGTACTACGAGAACCCGACCAAGACGGGGGAGATCGTGGCGGTGTACCAGCCGAGCCACGAGGAGAAGCAGGAGTACGCGTCCAACGAGCACAACCAGAAGGCGCTGGCGGAGATCTACCTGCTCAGCTACTGCGACAAGATCGCCATGAGCGCCTGGTCCACCTTCGGCTATGTCGCCTACGGCTTCGCCGGCGTCAAGCCCTGGATCCTGCTCCGGCCGGACTGGAACAAGGAGGTGTCCGACGTCGCCTGCGTCCGGTCCACGTCCGTCGAGCCGTGCCTGCACTCGCCGCCGATACTCGGGTGCCGGGCCAAGAAGGAGGTGGACGTGGCCCGCGTCAAGCCCTACGTCCGACACTGCGAGGACGTCGGGTTCGGCCTCAAGATGTTCGGTAGCTAA